TGGTGGTGCCGGAGCGGGTCGAGGCAACGGGGGATGTGGTGATTGTTGCGCGGCAGATGGTGGTTGAAGGACGGGAGGTGGTGTTCGAGGGGTCACATCACATTTACCTGTTTCAGGCAGAGCCGCCCCGGTTCATGGGTGCGCAGGCAGGGCGTGTGATGATAGTTGTGAAGGGTTTTGGGCGGGATGAATGGCAGGAAATGGTGCGGAAAGGGAAGTGTCCGCCGAACTGTGATGAACTGCCGGGGGCCGATGGGGCGGATGGGAAGCACGGTGCGAATGGAGCGGATGGGGCAAATGGGGCCGATGGAGCGGATGGAACCTGTGACAGTGCCGATACGATAGATGGGCGGCCCGGAGAAGCTGGTCAGCGCGGGGGTGATGGAGAGCATGGGAGTGACGGACAACCGGGCAGGGATGGAGAGACTGCGCCTTCTATCACATGTGATATTCCTGCCAATGATACGACTGACTACATTTTTACTGCACGGGGTGGTGATGGCGGCAGGGGAGGGAGAGGTGGTGATGGCGGGCGTGGTGGGCGCGGCGGCAACGGTGGACGGGGCGGAGACGGTGCCAGTTGTAACTATCAGTATGGACGCGGTGGCTGTGGTGGGAATGTCGGGGCGGCTGGGAGGGGTGGTAATGGTGGTAACGCTGGGAAAGGTGGTAAGGGGGGCAAGGGTGGCAACGGCGGTGATATTACCGTGACCTACTGCGGCCTCGCCAAGATCAGAATGTACAGTGGTCCCGGCAGAGGAGGCTATGGTGGAAATTTAGGTCATGCTGGACATCTGGGTTCGGCAGGGCACCCAGGTGCCAGACCGGGACACGACAGCGCTCTTTGTTCTGTCAGGAAAGATAAGAAATACCCGGAGTTTCCGGGCCACGGGAATTACGGTCAACACGGAAAGTATGGTGAACCTGGTGAACATGGGGCTCCCGGCAGTACCCTTGGTGTTGCACGAGCAGAGTATAGTGGCAGTAACAGCGTATCCGACGATAAGGATTTCAAGTTTTGCTACTACGTTTCCACTGATGGCGGTCGGACGTGGCAGCTTCTCGGTGTAACCAGGCTGGCTGACGGACAGCCAGCGGACAGCAGTGCTGCGCCTGCCACCGAAAGGTAGGCCAAACCAGGTCGCCTGTGATGCGCGATGCGGTTGCCGGCCGTGCGGTCAACGCATCTCTGTGGGGCGCAGAAAACGCCGTGGCTCGCGGCCCAGCGGTACCTGCCACTCGCCATACACCGGATTGGGCAGCATGAACCAGTCCGTTCCGAACCGGTAAGCATGTTGCTCAACCGCCATCCGGCGCTTTGCCAGCGCCTGCCGCCGGGCGTCGTCCGTCGCGTCGGGCGCGAGTTCGGGCGTGACGAAGATTTCCGAAAAGTCACGCAGGTTGTCACCGATGTAGAGCAGGACGCGGTATCGTTCCTCAACGGCCTTGCGGCGGGCGGTTTTGTCGGCCGTATCCGTACGCAGCAGGAGGCGGTCGGCAATGCCTTCCACAGACAGCCCGTTGTGGCGCAGGGCAGCCACCGTCGCTTCCCGGTCGGTACGGTTGGAGATGTACACCACCGTCACGCCAGCGCGTTCGGCTTCCTCAATGAAACCTTTGGCTCCGGGAACAAGGCGTGTTTCTGTCGGGAACTCCCGCTCCCAGCGGTCCCAGAGGGCTTTTTCGTAGGACTTGCTTTCGCGGTCAAGAAACGACTGGAATCCGGCGTTGTCCAGAACGGTTTCATCGAGATCGAGGATGACGGCCGGCGGCCGTTCCGAGGGCGCGAGTGCCGCGAGGCGCTGGCGCAGACGTTCGCTGGCCCAAGCGTATGTTTGCAAACAACAGGCGACATACTCCGCTGAGGTTTGCATAAACAGGTTGGCGTCGAGCGTCCGTTCCTGTGGGTTGACGCGCGGTGCCGCTTCCCGCTGTCCCCACACGGCGGTGCCGGTTGAACCCAGGCCCAGACCCAACAGCAATCCCACTGTGAGGGTGATGCCGGTGTGGGCCGTCGGCTTCAGACGTGCCATAAATCCTTGCTCCCTACTGCGATTCTTTTTCGAGTTTTTCGAGCGCCCACCGGATTTTCTCGCCACCATCCGTGCGGTCCAGCGGGTCCTTGCGCAGCCGGTGACGGAGGGAGAGCGTCGCCACCGCCCGGATGTCATCGCGCGTGACGTGGGCGCGGCCTTCAAATGCCGCATTTGCCAGAGCGGCATTCAGCAGGGTGATTTCGCCCCGGTGGCCGTCCACATCGAGCGCCACGCAGAGCCGGGCAATGAAGCGCAGGATGTCATCGGGTACGTCCAGCGTATCCAGCCGGTCGCGCGCCTGAACCAGGCGCGTACGGAGGGCCTGCTGGGCTGGTTCATACTCGGCGCGAAACCCGATGGGATCGCGCTCAAAAGCCAGTCGCCGTTTGACGATGGCAATGCGCGTGTCAATGTCGGTAATCGTGCGGATTTCGGCCATAAGGCCAAAACGGTCAAGAAGCTGCGGGCGCAACTCACCTTCTTCCGGGTTGCCGGAGCCGATGAGCGTGAACCTGGCCGGATGGGCAATCGAAATGCCTTCCCGCTCAACAATGTTGATGCCGCCGGCGGCGGAGTCGAGCAGGACATCCACGAGGTGGTCTTCGAGCAGGTTGACTTCGTCAATGTAGAGAAAGCCGCGATTGGCCTTGGCCAGCAGCCCCGGCTCAAAGGCTTTCTGCCCTTGGCTGAGCGCCCGTTCGATGTCGAGCGTGCCGCACAGGCGGTCTTCGGTTGCGCCCAGCGGCAGGTCCACCACCGGAACCCGTCCAACCATCGTCGGCAGCTTGGCGCGTGGTTTGGCGTTGCGGCAGGTGTCACACAACCCGGCCGATTTGTCGGGAGGGCAGCGGTAGGGACATTCGGCCACGAATTCGATTGGCGGCAGGACATCGGCCAGTGCGCGGATGGACGTGGATTTGGCTGTGCCCCGGTGGCCCAGCACCAGAATGCCCCGAATGTTGGGGTTGACGGCATTCAGCAGCAACGCCCGCTTCATTTCTTCCTGCCCCAGAATGGCCGTGAAGGGAAACACCGGCTGGGCATCCGCCAGCGACTGGGGCGCGGTGGCATCGGATGAAGTCCCTTTTCTGGTTTTGCGCGTGGTTTTGACGTTGGTGGCCCTAGCGGTTTGCGAGGTGCCGGCGCGCGCCGCAGACGCCGCAGATGTGGATGATGAAGCCATCGAGTGCGTATCGGTTGCGGATGGAATGGAGGGTTGCTGTCTCGAACATACCTTGAAAGCAAGGCGAAAAGCGAGATATTGAGCAGCCTGAGTTGGTACAGCCTTCCCCGGACGAAAATGAACGCTGTGTTGTCCTGGACGTTGCCGCCGGTCTATCCCATTACTTCGCCGCAGGTTGGGCTTTCACTCCGGGCGGTGGTGGAAGCGCTCATCGCCGGCGGCGCAACCCTGGTGCAGATTCGGGACAAGCAGGCCGCTGCCCGAACGCTCCACGAAGCGGTCTGTGCCGTCATGGAGCTGGCCCGTCCGCGTGGCGTCCGGGTGATTGTCAATGACCGGGTGGATGTGGCCCGGGCCGCAGCGGCCGATGGTGTTCATCTCGGACAGGACGATCTCGATCCGGTAGCGGCCCGCGCCATTCTGGGGCCGACGGCCATCATCGGCTACTCGACGCACAACGTCGCCCAGGCAACAGCCGCCGACCGCCTGCCCGTGGATTACCTGGCAATCGGACCGGTTTTCGAGACCCAAACCAAAGAACAGCCCGATCCGGTCGTTGGGCTGGAAGGCGTGCGCGCTGTCCGCGCTGTCACGACGAAACCCCTGGTGGCCATTGGTGGCATCACCGCCGACCGGATAGCGCCTGTCCGGGCCGCCGGAGCCGATGCCGTCGCCCTGATTTCGGCGCTCTACACCGGGCCGGATGACATTGCCGGACGGATGGCCGCGCTGCTTGCCCTGGCGCGCTGATGGCGTCGGCTATCAGGCGGTTTCTTTGGGATAGCCGTCCGGGTGGCGGCTGTGCCACTGCCAGGCCGAGCGGATGATGTCTTCCAAATCCGATTGTGCCGGCCGCCAGCACAGGTAGTCCTGGGCGGCGCGTGAATCGGCCACGAGCTGCGGCGGGTCGCCGGGCCGCCGGGCGCGGATGCGGGTCGGAATGGCGTGGCCGGTGACGCGCCGGGCCGTTTCAATCACTTCCAGCACGGAATGGCCCTGTCCGGTGCCCAAGTTGAGAAAAGCCGAAGGCTGATCATCGGCCAGGGCATCGAGGGCGGCAATGTGGGCAGCGGCCAGATCGCTGACGTGGATGTAGTCGCGGATGGCCGTGCCATCGGGCGTCGGGTAGTCGTTGCCATACACTTCAACGGCTTCGGCCCGCCCGCCGGCAACCCGCAACACATTGGGAATGAGATGGGTTTCCGGTTCGTGGTCTTCGCCGTGGATGACTGTTGCGCCGGCGGCGTTGAAGTACCGCAGGGCCACGAACCGCAGGCCATAAGCCCGGTCATAATCGGCCAGAATGCGTTCCACAAACAGCTTCGACCAGCCGTAGGGCGTGATGGGCTGCTGCGGATGGCTTTCGGTCATCGGGATGGATTGCGGCAGTCCGTACGTGGCGCAGGTCGAGGAAAAAACAAAGCGCCGGATGCCGGCTTCATGGAGCGTGTCCAGCAGTATCTGGCACTGGCCAACGTTGTTGTCGTAGTAGCGCGCCGGGTCGGCAACCGACTCCGGGACCAGCGCCAGCGCCGCAAAGTGGATGCACGCCGTGATGTTCTGTTCCCGGATGACCCGGCGAACCAGGTCACGGTCGCCGATGTCGCCGACATAGAGCGGCACCGCTGCCGGAACGGCCGCCCGGTGGCCGCGCGAAAGGTTGTCCAGAATGGCCACCGGACGTTTGGCCCGCTGCAGGTGTTCCACAGTGACGCTGCCGATATACCCGGCGCCGCCGGTGATGAGAATCGTCATAGGGAAGACGAAAGGGTGAGGCCGGAGTGACGCTTTCCTGCGGATGTTGTCACCCGACAGGCTGTCGGCTATCTTGCCGGGCTGTGTCGGGAACGACAAGTTACCGTGTGCATGAAGGTTATGACAACGCTCCCGGAAGTACGCATCGTGTGTGACGGTTCAAGTCTCGGCAACGGACGTGACACGGCTTCAGCCGCTGCCGCGGCACTGCTTGAACACCGGGGGCAGAAAGGGCTGACGCGCAAGTTTGTCGTCGAGTATCTCGGCCCGGCCACGAATCAACAGGCGGAAATCGTGGCGGCCTGCATCGGGCTGGAGGCGCTGCGGCAGCCCTGCCGGGCGGCCGTTGTGACGGATTCGCGCTATGTCGTTGAGACGATGAACGGCCGCTTCCGGCGGCGGGCCAACCACGCGCTGTGGGAGCGGCTTGACCGCGCCGCGGCCGCGCATGAAGTCACCTGGCAGTGGACGCAGGGCCACGCCGGCCACCCGGAGCAGGAAGCCTGTGACCAGGCGGCCCGCCATACAGCCGAACATCGCGGCCGGGATGACGCCTTTCTGAATCGTCTGCTGACGTCCCTGCCGTCAGCCTCCCCGGCCTGAGCTGGCAACCGGGATGGCGACCCGTCTGTTGCTTTTGCGGCATGGCAGAACCGACAACCCCGAACAACGCTGTTATGGCTGGCGGGATGTTCCGCTGCATCCCGAAGGACACCGGCAAATGGCCCGATGTGCCGCCAGACTGCGCCGGGTGACGCTGGCCGCTGTTGCTGCGAGCGACTTTACACGGGCAATCACCAGTGCCGACTACTTTGCCCGGCCGCGCGGTCTGCCGGTGCAAACCGACCCGGCCCTGCGGGAAATCCATTTCGGGGCCATTGAAGGATTGACGTTCGCCGAGGTCGAAGCCCGCTACCCGGCGACGGCACGGGAGTGGGTCGCCACGCCAGCCACGGTACGCTTTCCCGAAGGCGAGTGCTTTGCCGATGTACAGGCGCGGGTCATCCCGTGGGTCACGTCCTGGCTGCACGACTGGCAGGACAGAACCACGCTTCTCGTCATCCACAGCGGCACAATTCGCGCACTGCTTCAGTGGATGACCGGTTGTGACCCACAGGCGACACTCAGCATCAGGATTGCCTACGGAGATGTCTTTCGGTGTACCCGGACAACCCCGACGGGGAACTGGCAGCTTGAACAGTTGCCGTATGGCGGGACGGACTGGACACCCGTCCCGCTTTGAGCATTTGGTCAGGCTGGCATCAGGCCCTGGGCGGTTGCCCAGGCTTCAAAGGACTGTTCGAGTTCGTCGAAGGAAGCAATCTCGAAGAGTTCTTCCTGCATGTGATGGATTTCGACCGGCGTTTCCGTTATGCGCTCGATGTCGAAGGGAGTCTTCTTCACCTGGTCGGAGAGGGCATGTTCGATTTCCCCCACGGAGGAGCTGATACCAGCCCCGTAGATTTTCGTCAGCCGTGGGTCGCGGTCAGCGCCAGCGTGCGCCGTGGGGTTGATGAGACCGAATTCGACTGTGTACCAGTAAATCCGCCCCAGTTTGACCGTATCGGCTTCGTCCCGCGCGTTAATTCCGGCCTCGCCAAATTTGCGGAAAAACGAGGCAAAGCGCGGGTTGGTAATCATCGGCAGGTGCCCCATCAGATCGTGGAACATGTCGGGCGCCGGCGTGTATTCGAGTTCGGTCGGATGGCGCAGGAAGTCCGTGCAGGGAAAGAGCTTCTGGGCCAGCAGCAGGAAAAACGTCGCTTCTGGAACGTAGCCTTCCACCCGAATGCACTGCCATCCGGTGCATGCGCGGAGGCGTTCGCTCAAATCCGCCAGTCGGGGAACGCGCTCCCGTTCGTACTGGAGCTTTTCACGCCCGACGAGATACTCCTCGCACACCCGTCCCTGGATGGCAACCAACTGACGGTCGTAGAGCATGCGCCAGGTCTCGTGCTGCACCGGCGCATAAACCGGCGGCTGGATGTCGCGGCCGATGGTGCCTTCGGGCGACGGGCTGGGCGCAATGGGCGGTGATGGCTTGGCTTTGAAGACGACTTCCGTGGAGAGCTTTTGGGGAAGGGGGCGAAGGGCTACCGCAGCAGACATAACAGCTCTCCTCCTGACAGGATGTGCGACTTGGGGACGCTGACCCGAAGTTAGTGGATCGGCCGCACCAGACCAACGGCCATCTCGGACAAGTTGCCCCAACCAATCTTTATCGCTGCACGCCGGCTGAAGTGCCGGATTTTTGGCTGAGCCATAGCCTGTTGCTGTGCGCCAGGGATTTGCCGGCTTTCTGAAAAGCATCAAAAAAACGTGCCTGCCGCTTCGGCAGGCACGTCCATTGAGAACCATACAGTCAGGAAGGTTACTTGAGCGTGTGAATCCAGTCGGCAATGGCAACCCGGTCGGCAGCCGAAACCTGGGGCATAGGCGGCATCTTGGAGGCACCATAGGCCGATGGATTTTCAATCAGCCCGGCAATCTCTTCCTTGCTGCGTCCGGGTTTTTTCGCCACACCGGTGAGTTTGGGTCCGGCCGGGCCGCCCTCGCCCTGTTCACCGTGGCAGACGGCGCAGTTTTTCACAAAAGCTTCCGGCGCCGGTGCGGCCAGGACAGCGGCTTTTTGGCTCGTGTCTTTCGGCTCGAACGGTTCTTTCAGGAAGCGCGCACCTTCCTCTTCCTGGGCTTTGAGCTGGGCGGCGAAGTTCTGTTCGTCATCCCGCTTGGCCAGCAGGTGCAGCGTGCCCATGGCGACGAGCAGCGCAACCGTGCCCAGCATGATGAAGGGACGCTTGAGCGGATGCCGCTCCGGGTTGCGATCAAGAAACGGCAGAAAGGTGATGATGGCCATCACGATGCCGGGAATGATCAGCGAGCCAATGATGGCCGTCGAGCCGGGGAAGTATTTCAGAAGCTGGAACAGGAACAGGAAGTACCACTCCGGGCGCGCGACATACTGGGTCTGGGACGGGTCAGCTTTGGGCTCAAGCGGGGCGAGTGTCGTCCAGGACAGGTAAGCCAGGATGGCAAACACCACCAGCGAAAAGACCGCATCCTTGAAGACCTGTCCGGGCCAGAAGGGCTCAACCTTGAACATGGCTTCCTGCTCGGTCATGTTGAAGGGCCCGGCTGGCTGCGCCTTGCGGAACAGGTAGAGATGGGCGGCGATGCCACCGGCCATCAGCGCCGGCAGCAGAAAGACGTGAACCATGAAAAAGCGCGAAATGGTAATGGTGCCCATTTCGGTGCCGCCAATGATGATGCGCTTGATCATGTCTCCGAAGATGGGGACTTCGCTGGCAATCCCGACCGTGACCACCGTCCCGTAGTACGCTTTCATATCCCACGGCAGCAGGTAGCCGGAAAGTGAAAACGCCAGCACGAGTTGCAGCAGCCCGGCCCCGACCAGCCAGAGCAGTTCGCGTTTCTGCTTGTAGGCACCCCAGATGACGATCTGGAGAATGTGCAGCACCACCATGATGACCATGGCGCTGGAGCCATAGTGGTGCATACCACGCATGAAAGCCCCAAAGGGAACTTCCTTCATGATGTACTCGACCGATTTGTGCGCATCTTCGGCGCTCGGCACGTAGTACATTGCCAGGAAAACACCAGTGATGGATTGCAGGGCAAAAATGAACAGAAGCGCGCTGCCGAAAGCGTAAGCGTATTTCGTTCCACCTGGAATCGGCTCATCAAGCAGCTCGTGCATGATTTCACTGATTCCGGCGCGCTCATCAACCCAATCGTAGATTTTCCCTAACGTACCACCATTTGACTGTGGAATTGCCGGAGAAGCCATAGCTGAGAAAACCTTTCTAGGACTGTTTCTGTTACTGAGCAACAGGTGCCGAGGCGTGGGGGCTATCGCCGGCTGAAGCAGTCAGAACTGCCGTGTGTATCTTCACGAAAAAACCTCTTTGGTTGGAAGGAGGTTCTTGAATTTCTGGAAAACGACCTGAAGTTTGCCGTCGGCGACACGGTGTTCGAGCGCATCGAGTCCGCGCGCTGAAGCCGAACCTGGTTTTTTCTCGCCGCTGACATCAAAGGCGCTGTTGTGACAGGGGCAGAAATACTCATTCCGCTCTGGAATCCAGTTGACTTTGCAGCCCAGATGCGGGCAGGTCGCCGTAAAGGTCAGAAAGTCATTGCCCCGCTTGACGACCCAGATGGTTTCATCCGAAGATGACTTCACCCACCCGTCCCGAATCTCGATGGTAATCTTTTTGGCAGTTGGCTTACCTTCTTCAAAATCGGCAACTGAACCGAGGTCAATCCAGTTTTTGTCTTCACCGCCTTCGCCGGTTTTGAGTGCGTTTCCGACAGCAAATTGAAAAATCGGATAGGCCAGTGCGCCACCAATGCCGGCGCCAATCACAATGGAGCCAAGCCCCATAAACAGACGTTTGGTTTTGTCCACTTCGGACAGTTCGGACATAGAGACTCCTTGCTCGTGAAGCCGGAATTCAAGCGATCATCGTTCCAGAAAGCATGTGCCGGGGAAGAAATTGCCACGCTTGCGGAGGGATTTACCGGCGCCAGTATAGTGATGGAGGAAATCGGCGTGTGTAAGCAAGCTTACAGAGTGGGTGACTTTTGCCCAGGTTTGCGCCACCCGGAGAAAGCGAAAAATCAGCCTGGCTCGGCAAAGACGCAGACCGTTTCACCGTCATGGTCGAGAGTGAGGTAAAGCACGTTTGGTTGGCAGCAAACCGTACAGTCCTCGATGTACTGCTGCCGGCGGCCGCCGCTCCAGTCAGGAAAGGTGACGTTGGGTTCACCACAGTAGGCACAGGCGTAGGTTGCGGTATCCTGCATGCGCGCCGGGTTCCCTGGTGAGATAAAGTCGGGGGCAAAACTGTGTCCGGGTTTGCTGCGCACACCCGTTCACTCAGCGGGGGGGAGTTCCGGCCGGTCCTCCATCCGTTGCAGACGGCGGAGCGGTTCGAGGACGGTCGGCTCATCCTCGATGAAGCCCATCTCGCTTACCGGCCAGTAGCGATAGACCGCCTTGCCATAGATGTACATTTCCGGGACGAGTCCCCAGTTGCGACTGTCGTTGCTGGCGTCGCGGTTGTCGCCCATCACGAAGTAGTGGTGGGGTTCAACCACCCATGTCCGGGGTGGACTGACAATCGTCGTGTAGTCGCTCGACAGATAACCTTCCGGCACGAGCTTGCCGTTGATGTAAAGCTTGCCGTTGGCCAGGGTGACTTCATCACCGGGCAGGCCAATCACACGTTTGATGAAGCTTTCCTGGGGATTTTTGGGGTAGTAGAACACGACAATGTCGCCACGCTCGATTTTGGAAAAGTTGTAGATGAAGCGGTTGACGAACAGGCGCTCCCCCTCATGCAGATGCGGCAGCATGCTCGTGCCTTTGACATAGACGGGCTGAATGACGAAAAGCCCGATGAGCAGCGCGATGACGAGCGCCAGAAGCACATCCCGTCCGATGCTTAACCCTTCCCGTACCCAGTGTTTCCAGGCGGGCGACGCGCCAGTGAACGTGGAAATGACCACGCCGGCTTCATCGCCCAGGCCATGGCCGGAAGATGACTTATGGTCATCCACCGTCCACAGCGGTCGGAATACAGGCTGTGACCAGGCATCCGCCGGCCCCGAAGCCGCCATGACCGCATCGGTCAGGCACGATGCGGCGGCTTCCGGCGCGGCCACACCCCATCCGTTCTGGGGGATAGCCGTTCCTGTGGTCTGCGCCAACGTCTCAGAGCTGGTTTCTGTGGTGACGTCATCCAGTGGGACGATTTCCGGCTGACTCCCTTCTGATTGCGGAAGCCGGCCCGGGGCCATCTCATCGGCCGGAGCCGTGGCGTCCCCGTTCGCCAAGGCTTCCACTTCAGGCCGGAAGACGCTGGTCGGTGCAGCTCCATTCCGGGGGCTATCCACAAGCCGCATCCCCGGTAACGGTTCGGCCGTTCCGTGGTTGGAAAACGGGTATCCAGAGAGCTGATGGTCGGAGAACTGATCGTCGGGGAAATCGTCGCGCATCATCATCCACTCTGCATCCTCATAAGGTTGGCAGGTCAGGCCAGGCGGCAAGACATTGACATCCCAAGGTGTATTCCTATCACGGCTGGATGGTTTCGACGGTTCCAAATTTGGCCAAGCTGGCCTGTAGCGAAGCCGTCCCGCCAGAGACGATGATCAACCGCCCACGTCCCAGCATCTCACGCGCCAGCGCATGACAATCCGCCGGTGTTACGGCTGCTACGCGGTTGAGTATGTCAGCTTCGGCTGTTGGACTGCGGCCGTAGGTTTCCAGTCGTGCCAGACGCTGTGCCAGATCACGGTTGTTGGGCACACGGTCACGGGACGCCGATGCGACAGCCGCCTGGGCCGCACGAACATCGGCCTCACCCGGTGGTGTATCCCGCAGTTCGCTGAGAAGCTGAAGGAGCCGTTCGATTTGCGCCGGGGCCGTTTCCGGGGTGCAGACTCCGCTGAGCATCCACGGGCTGTCCGGGAGCCGGCGGTGGGAAAGTGTCAATTGCCAGGGTTGGCAGCGGCGCTTGAGCAACTCCGTCAGCACCAGCCACGTGGCGCGGGTCTCGGCGGTAGCTTCCGGCAGAATGCCGCCCAGTCGCACCTGAACCTGTCCGCCGGAGGGTCCGGTCTGAGGTTGGTGCACCAGGCGAAGCTGATCTGGAGGGTTGGGCGGCAGGAAGGTCGCCGGCGCCGGCTTGCCCTTCGCCCAGCCGCCAAAGGCGCGGCGTGTGACACCCCGTACCTGGGAGGCGGTGATGTCACCAACGATGATGACAGCCGCATTGTTGGGAAGCCAGTGCCGGCGGTAAAAATCGGCGACATCGGCCGGCGTAATCGCGGCAACGCTCTCCGGCGTCCCCAGCAGATTGTGATGGTAGGGATGGGCGTCATAGAGAGTCTGGAAAAACAGCGCGTCAGCCGCGGCTTCCTCGGTCTGGGCCGCACGGGCGGCCGCGATGGCCGCTTCCTGAAAGGGCTTGAAGCGGGTTTCGGCAACATCGCGCCGGGCCAGATCGGGCGTCGTCACCAGCCGTCCCAGCAAATCAATCAGGGTTGCCGCCTGGCGCGCTGGTCCCGTCACCAGAAGGCAGGTCTGGTCCCAGTCCACATCAACTTGAAGCTGGGCTTCGGCTTCTTCCAGTTCAAGCCGCACCCGTTCGGCGTCGTAGCCACCGCCGCCGCCACGGATACACTCCGCCGTCAGGCGGGCCAATCCTGCCTTACCCACCCGGTCAAACGTCGCGCCCACCTTGATGACGACCGCCACGGCGACGGAGGTCGAGCCGGGGCGTTCCGTCACCAGGATGGGCAGCCCGGTCAGCAGGGTATCCCGTTGAACCGGGGGAAGTTCATTGTCCGGCAGGGATTCCGGCTTCAGGGGGGCTTGCTGTGCTTGTGCGTTGTTGGTCACAAGGTTCCCAGGCATTCCCACCAGCAGCAGCCAGCCAGTGAGAAACCATAGTATCCAGCGGCGGGAACACCTCGGCGCAAAAGGCATGACTGGTAAACGACGACGGAAACCAATAGAAAATGTCGGCGGCGCTGCCGCAACGGAGTATCGTAGCCGAACGTTGCCTTTCAATCTACCGTCCTGAGCCGTCCGATGGGCGTGGAAAGCGCAACTCGCTGATGGGAATTTCCCGTTTCCACTGTTCGTTGCCGTTTTCGTCAAAGCAGCGCATGGTGAGCAGACGGTTGGCGCGTGGGCCGGAAAACTCCAGAATGCCGAAGTTGTGCTTCTCGACCAGCGTCCCCGGCACCCGGCAGGGGTTGTCCTGCTCGGCCTTGGAGAGCGTGGCCACGCCGGCCGTCAGGGAGCTCGATGTGAAGTCGTAGAGCGGATAGAGATTCGGTTCCAGGCGCCGGTTGAGTTCGGCCAGGTGGCGATCTCCCGAAATGAAGACGACACCGGGGATTTTTTCCGAACGGATGAAATCGAATATCCGGGACTGTTCAACCTTGAACCGGCCAAAGCACTCCCAAGGAGAAACAGGGTTGAGCACCTGTCCGCCGCTGACGACCACCTTGAACGTGGCCTCGCTGGAACGCAATGACTCCAGCAGCCAGCGAAGCTGCTCCGGCCCCAACATGGTTTTGTCTGGTGCGTCGTCGGGCAGGTGATTGGG
This window of the Chloracidobacterium sp. N genome carries:
- a CDS encoding 5'-nucleotidase, lipoprotein e(P4) family, with protein sequence MARLKPTAHTGITLTVGLLLGLGLGSTGTAVWGQREAAPRVNPQERTLDANLFMQTSAEYVACCLQTYAWASERLRQRLAALAPSERPPAVILDLDETVLDNAGFQSFLDRESKSYEKALWDRWEREFPTETRLVPGAKGFIEEAERAGVTVVYISNRTDREATVAALRHNGLSVEGIADRLLLRTDTADKTARRKAVEERYRVLLYIGDNLRDFSEIFVTPELAPDATDDARRQALAKRRMAVEQHAYRFGTDWFMLPNPVYGEWQVPLGREPRRFLRPTEMR
- the bchI gene encoding magnesium chelatase ATPase subunit I, yielding MASSSTSAASAARAGTSQTARATNVKTTRKTRKGTSSDATAPQSLADAQPVFPFTAILGQEEMKRALLLNAVNPNIRGILVLGHRGTAKSTSIRALADVLPPIEFVAECPYRCPPDKSAGLCDTCRNAKPRAKLPTMVGRVPVVDLPLGATEDRLCGTLDIERALSQGQKAFEPGLLAKANRGFLYIDEVNLLEDHLVDVLLDSAAGGINIVEREGISIAHPARFTLIGSGNPEEGELRPQLLDRFGLMAEIRTITDIDTRIAIVKRRLAFERDPIGFRAEYEPAQQALRTRLVQARDRLDTLDVPDDILRFIARLCVALDVDGHRGEITLLNAALANAAFEGRAHVTRDDIRAVATLSLRHRLRKDPLDRTDGGEKIRWALEKLEKESQ
- the thiE gene encoding thiamine phosphate synthase is translated as MNAVLSWTLPPVYPITSPQVGLSLRAVVEALIAGGATLVQIRDKQAAARTLHEAVCAVMELARPRGVRVIVNDRVDVARAAAADGVHLGQDDLDPVAARAILGPTAIIGYSTHNVAQATAADRLPVDYLAIGPVFETQTKEQPDPVVGLEGVRAVRAVTTKPLVAIGGITADRIAPVRAAGADAVALISALYTGPDDIAGRMAALLALAR
- the galE gene encoding UDP-glucose 4-epimerase GalE; its protein translation is MTILITGGAGYIGSVTVEHLQRAKRPVAILDNLSRGHRAAVPAAVPLYVGDIGDRDLVRRVIREQNITACIHFAALALVPESVADPARYYDNNVGQCQILLDTLHEAGIRRFVFSSTCATYGLPQSIPMTESHPQQPITPYGWSKLFVERILADYDRAYGLRFVALRYFNAAGATVIHGEDHEPETHLIPNVLRVAGGRAEAVEVYGNDYPTPDGTAIRDYIHVSDLAAAHIAALDALADDQPSAFLNLGTGQGHSVLEVIETARRVTGHAIPTRIRARRPGDPPQLVADSRAAQDYLCWRPAQSDLEDIIRSAWQWHSRHPDGYPKETA
- a CDS encoding RNase H family protein, translated to MTTLPEVRIVCDGSSLGNGRDTASAAAAALLEHRGQKGLTRKFVVEYLGPATNQQAEIVAACIGLEALRQPCRAAVVTDSRYVVETMNGRFRRRANHALWERLDRAAAAHEVTWQWTQGHAGHPEQEACDQAARHTAEHRGRDDAFLNRLLTSLPSASPA
- a CDS encoding histidine phosphatase family protein, with protein sequence MATRLLLLRHGRTDNPEQRCYGWRDVPLHPEGHRQMARCAARLRRVTLAAVAASDFTRAITSADYFARPRGLPVQTDPALREIHFGAIEGLTFAEVEARYPATAREWVATPATVRFPEGECFADVQARVIPWVTSWLHDWQDRTTLLVIHSGTIRALLQWMTGCDPQATLSIRIAYGDVFRCTRTTPTGNWQLEQLPYGGTDWTPVPL
- a CDS encoding phenylalanine 4-monooxygenase produces the protein MSAAVALRPLPQKLSTEVVFKAKPSPPIAPSPSPEGTIGRDIQPPVYAPVQHETWRMLYDRQLVAIQGRVCEEYLVGREKLQYERERVPRLADLSERLRACTGWQCIRVEGYVPEATFFLLLAQKLFPCTDFLRHPTELEYTPAPDMFHDLMGHLPMITNPRFASFFRKFGEAGINARDEADTVKLGRIYWYTVEFGLINPTAHAGADRDPRLTKIYGAGISSSVGEIEHALSDQVKKTPFDIERITETPVEIHHMQEELFEIASFDELEQSFEAWATAQGLMPA
- a CDS encoding cytochrome b N-terminal domain-containing protein; its protein translation is MASPAIPQSNGGTLGKIYDWVDERAGISEIMHELLDEPIPGGTKYAYAFGSALLFIFALQSITGVFLAMYYVPSAEDAHKSVEYIMKEVPFGAFMRGMHHYGSSAMVIMVVLHILQIVIWGAYKQKRELLWLVGAGLLQLVLAFSLSGYLLPWDMKAYYGTVVTVGIASEVPIFGDMIKRIIIGGTEMGTITISRFFMVHVFLLPALMAGGIAAHLYLFRKAQPAGPFNMTEQEAMFKVEPFWPGQVFKDAVFSLVVFAILAYLSWTTLAPLEPKADPSQTQYVARPEWYFLFLFQLLKYFPGSTAIIGSLIIPGIVMAIITFLPFLDRNPERHPLKRPFIMLGTVALLVAMGTLHLLAKRDDEQNFAAQLKAQEEEGARFLKEPFEPKDTSQKAAVLAAPAPEAFVKNCAVCHGEQGEGGPAGPKLTGVAKKPGRSKEEIAGLIENPSAYGASKMPPMPQVSAADRVAIADWIHTLK